A region from the Ciconia boyciana chromosome 1, ASM3463844v1, whole genome shotgun sequence genome encodes:
- the LPCAT3 gene encoding LOW QUALITY PROTEIN: lysophospholipid acyltransferase 5 (The sequence of the model RefSeq protein was modified relative to this genomic sequence to represent the inferred CDS: deleted 1 base in 1 codon) — protein MGAEGAVSGAGAAVLVLLPGSRSDRPAGRPGEKMAVAGSGWGLAQLAEALGSSEQALRLIVSILMGYPFALFQRYFLFQKETYLIHLYNVFTGLSIAYFNFGMQFFHSLLCVLIQFLILRLMGRTITAVFTTFFFQMIYLMAGYYFTATEHYDIKWTMPHCVLTLKLIGLAIDYYDGGKDPEFLTPEQRRFAVRGVPTLLEVSGFSYFYGAFMVGPQFSMTDYQKLARGEMTDVQGQRPNSFMPALKRLSLGLLFLVTYTLSSLYVSDEYLISDDYMEKPFWFRCGYILIWGKIILYKYVTCWLVTEGVCILVGLGYNGKDQSGKPLWDACANMKIWLYETTPLFTGTIASFNINTNAWVARYIFKRLKFLGNKLLSQALALFFLAIWHGLHSGYLVCFQMELLIVIVERQVINLVRDSPPLSTLASITALQPIFYVLLQANHWMFMGYSLVPFCLFTWDKWMKVYRSIYFLGHVLVFTLLLVLPYIRRLIVPQKEKLKKAE, from the exons ATGGGCGCGGAGGGGGCCGTGAGCGGTGCGGGGGCCGCggtg ctggtgctgctgccggGTTCGAGGAGCGaccggccggcggggcggccgggggagAAGATGGCGGTGGCGGGGTCcggctggggcctggcccagcTGGCAGAGGCCCTGGGCTCGTCGGAGCAGGCGCTGCGCCTCATCGTGTCCATCCTGATGG GATATCCTTTTGCCTTGTTCCAGCGCTATTTCCTCTTCCAGAAGGAGACCTACCTCATTCATCTCTACAATGTGTTCACAGGACTCTCAATTGCTTACTTCAATTTTG GCATGCAGTTCTTTCATTCCCTGCTATGCGTCCTAATCCAGTTCCTTATACTGAGACTTATGGGTCGCACAATCACTGCCGTCTTCACCACGTTCTTCTTTCAGATG ATATACCTTATGGCTGGATATTACTTCACAGCCACAGAGCATTATGACATCAAGTGGACAATGCCACACTGTGTCTTGACGCTCAAGTTGATTG GTCTGGCCATCGATTACTATGATGGAGGAAAAGATCCG GAGTTCCTGACCCCTGAGCAGCGGCGATTTGCTGTCCGGGGAGTTCCTACCTTGCTGGAGGTCTCAGGATTCTCCTATTTCTATGGTGCCTTCATGGTGGGGCCTCAGTTCTCCATGACAGACTATCAGAAACTGGCAAGGGGTGAGATGACTGACGTTCAAGGCCAGAGACCCAATAG ttttatgCCTGCTCTCAAGCGCCTGAGTTTGGGTCTCTTGTTTCTAGTAACCTATACCTTGTCAAGCCTGTACGTCTCTGATGAATACCTCATCTCAGATGATTATATG GAGAAGCCTTTCTGGTTCCGTTGTGGTTACATATTGATCTGGGGCAAAATTATACTCTACAAATATGTAACCTGCTGGCTTGTTACG GAAGGTGTCTGCATCCTTGTTGGTCTGGGGTACAATGGGAAGGACCAGAGTGGAAAGCCTCTGTGGGATGCCTGTGCCAATATGAAGATCTGGCTGTATGAGACAACACCTTTGTTCACGGGGACCATCGCTTCTTTCAACATCAACACCAATGCTTGGGTGGCCCG CTACATCTTCAAGCGTCTGAAGTTCCTGGGTAACAAACTGCTGTCACAGGCACTGGCCCTGTTCTTCCTGGCCATTTGGCATGGGCTGCACTCTGGCTACCTGGTGTGCTTTCAAATGGAGTTGCTTATAGTCATCGTTGAAAGACAG gTCATAAACCTTGTTCGGGACAGTCCTCCCCTAAGCACTTTGGCCTCCATCACTGCCTTGCAGCCCATCTTCTatgtgctgctgcaggctaACCACTGGATGTTTATGGGTTACTCTCTGGTGCCATTTTGCCTTTTCACCTGGGACAAATGGATGAAG GTGTACAGGTCTATTTATTTCCTTGGCCATGTGTTGGTCTTCACCTTATTATTGGTGTTGCCTTACATTCGCAGATTAATTGtgccacaaaaagaaaagctaaaaaaagcagaataa
- the EMG1 gene encoding ribosomal RNA small subunit methyltransferase NEP1 translates to MAAPRRPHEEEAEAEAEYASLGAKRPRGPRRLLVVLEGASLETVKVGKTFELLNCDKHKALLLRNGRDPGEVRPDITHQSLLMLMDSPLNRAGLLQVYIHTQKNVLIEVNPQTRIPRTFDRFCGLMVQLLHKLSVRAADGPQKLLKVIKNPVSDHLPVGCVKIGTSFAVPKVSDLRELVPTAEPVAIVVGAFAHGSVSVDYTEKMVSISNYPLSAALTCAKITTAFEEVWGVV, encoded by the exons ATGGCGGCGCCCAGGCGGCCTCatgaggaggaggcggaggctGAAGCTGAATACGCTTCGCTGGGGGCAAAGCGGCCCCGTGGGCCGCGGCGACTCTTGGTGGTGCTGGAGGGGGCGAGTCTGGAGACTGTGAAG GTGGGGAAGACGTTCGAGCTCCTCAACTGCGACAAGCACAAAGCGCTGCTGCTGCGGAACGGCCGGGACCCCGGGGAGGTGCGGCCCGACATCACCCACCAG agTCTCCTGATGCTCATGGACAGCCCTCTGAATCGGGCTGGTCTCCTGCAGGTTTATATCCATACTCAGAAGAATGTTCTAATTGAAGTCAATCCCCAAACCAGAATCCCAAGAACTTTTGATCGATTCTGTGGTCTTATGG TTCAGTTGCTGCATAAGCTCAGCGTTCGAGCAGCTGATGGGCCTCAGAAGTTGTTGAAG GTGATTAAAAATCCAGTCAGTGATCATCTTCCTGTGGGCTGTGTGAAGATAGGTACCTCTTTTGCAGTTCCAAAGGTGTCAGATCTGCGTGAACTGGTTCCTACAGCAGAGCCAGTTGCCATTGTTGTGGGAGCTTTTGCCCATGGTTCG GTCAGTGTTGACTATACAGAAAAGATGGTCTCCATCAGCAACTAtcccctctctgctgccctgACATGTGCTAAAATTACTACTGCCTTTGAGGAAGTTTGGGGAGTGGTATGA
- the PHB2 gene encoding prohibitin-2 translates to MAQNLKDLAGRLPAGPRGVGTALKLLLGAGALAYGVRESVFIVEGGQRAIFFNRIGGVQQDTILAEGLHFRIPWFQYPIIYDIRARPRKISSPTGSKDLQMVNISLRVLTRPNAAELPSMYQRLGLDYEERVLPSIVNEVLKSVVAKFNASQLITQRAQVSLLIRRELTERAKDFSLILDDVAITELSFSREYTAAVEAKQVAQQEAQRAQFLVEKAKQEQKQKIVQAEGEATAAKMLGEALSRNPGYIKLRKIRAAQNISKTIAGSQNRVYLTADNLVLNLQDEGFTR, encoded by the exons atGGCGCAGAACCTGAAGGATCTGGCGGGGCGGCTGCCGGCCGGGCCGCGCGGCGTCGGCACCGCCCTCAAGCTGCTGCTGGGCGCCGGCGCCCTGGCCTACGGCGTCCGCGAGTCTGTCTTCATCG TGGAAGGCGGGCAGCGGGCCATCTTCTTCAACCGCATCGGCGGCGTCCAGCAGGACACTATCCTCGCCGAGGGGCTGCACTTCAG GATCCCTTGGTTCCAGTACCCCATAATCTACGATATtcgagcccggccacggaaaATCTCCTCCCCCACCGGCTCCAAAG atTTGCAGATGGTGAACATTTCGCTGCGTGTTCTCACACGCCCCAATGCCGCAGAGCTGCCCAGCATGTACCAGCGCCTGGGCCTGGACTATGAGGAGCGAGTCCTGCCTTCCATCGTTAATGAAGTGCTCAAGAGTGTGGTAGCCAAGTTTAACGCTTCACAGCTCATCACTCAGAGAGCCCAG GTGTCTCTGCTCATTAGGCGAGAACTGACAGAGAGAGCCAAGGATTTCAGCCTCATCCTGGATGATGTGGCTATCACAGAGCTTAGTTTCAGTCGTGAATACACAGCAGCTGTGGAGGCTAAGCAAGTGG cccagcaggagGCACAGCGCGCACAGTTTCTAGTGGAGAAGGCCaagcaggagcagaagcagaagattGTTCAGGCTGAAGGGGAAGCTACAGCTGCCAAGATG CTTGGTGAAGCTCTCAGCAGGAATCCAGGCTACATCAAGCTACGTAAGATCCGAGCTGCTCAAAACATCTCAAAAACG attgcTGGCTCACAGAACCGTGTGTATCTCACAGCAGATAATTTGGTACTGAACCTGCAGGATGAGGGCTTTACCAGGTAA